A genomic region of Marinobacter szutsaonensis contains the following coding sequences:
- a CDS encoding response regulator transcription factor encodes MTQTIIVADDHPLFRAALKQAVSQAVPDAKTVEVDSIKSLQAAVESHPDADLVLLDLNMPGAHGFSGLVFMRGQYPGLPVVVVSGSEELQVMRRSIDYGASGFIPKSAPLPTITEAIQAVLEGDVWLPEGVAERIERMQSESTDFSERLASLTPQQFRVLGMLAEGLLNKQIAYDLDVSEATIKAHITAVFRKLGVRNRTQAVIAIQQMEIDPSDQSLSGG; translated from the coding sequence ATGACACAAACAATTATCGTCGCTGATGATCACCCGCTGTTCCGAGCAGCATTGAAGCAGGCGGTCAGTCAGGCGGTGCCGGATGCCAAGACGGTTGAAGTCGACAGCATCAAGTCACTGCAGGCGGCGGTAGAGTCGCACCCGGACGCGGATCTGGTTCTGCTGGATCTGAACATGCCGGGTGCCCACGGCTTCTCCGGGCTCGTGTTCATGCGCGGGCAGTATCCGGGCTTGCCGGTGGTGGTTGTGTCAGGATCGGAGGAACTGCAGGTGATGCGCCGTTCGATCGATTACGGGGCGTCCGGCTTCATTCCGAAGTCGGCGCCGCTGCCGACCATTACCGAGGCGATTCAGGCAGTCCTGGAAGGGGATGTCTGGCTGCCGGAGGGTGTGGCAGAAAGGATCGAACGGATGCAGTCCGAATCGACGGATTTCTCCGAGCGTCTGGCGTCCCTGACGCCACAGCAGTTCCGGGTGCTGGGTATGCTGGCCGAGGGCCTTCTGAACAAACAGATCGCCTATGATCTGGATGTGTCGGAGGCGACCATCAAGGCTCATATCACGGCGGTATTCCGGAAGCTGGGGGTTCGTAACCGGACCCAGGCAGTGATCGCAATCCAGCAGATGGAGATCGATCCGTCGGATCAGTCGCTCTCGGGTGGTTGA
- the acs gene encoding acetate--CoA ligase, translated as MTDKQLYPVSPEVAERALVTREQYDEMYRQSVEDPDTFWGEHGKRIDWIKPFTKVKNTTYDYNNLSIKWFEDGVLNASANCLDRHLADRGDQTAIIFEGDDPSESRNVTYRELYEETCKFANVLKDQGVKKGDVVTIYMPMIVETAVAMLACARIGAIHSVVFGGFSPEALAARVVNGKSRFVITADEGLRGGRAIPLKKNVDSALKHEENANVDKVIVVSRTGNKEVPWNEGRDLRYEDLMKSASTECEPEPMNAEDPLFMLYTSGSTGAPKGVLHTTGGYMVYTSMTHQYVFDYHDGDVYWCTADFGWVTGHSYILYGPLANGAITLLFEGVPNYPDSSRMGQVVDKHKVNILYTAPTAIRALMAQGESCMDGTTRESLKLLGSVGEPINPEAWEWYHRVIGNSKCPIVDTWWQTETGGILISPLPGAVDLKPGSATLPFFGVQPALVDNEGNILEGKTEGNLVILDSWPGQMRTIYGDHERFIQTYFSTYKGMYFTGDGARRDEDGYYWITGRVDDVLNVSGHRLGTAEVESALVAHDKVAEAAVVGYPHDIKGQGIYVYVTLVQGEEPSEELKKELVQWVRKEIGPIASPDVIQWAPGLPKTRSGKIMRRILRKIAANEHDQLGDTSTLADPGVVDELISSRAFK; from the coding sequence ATGACTGATAAACAGCTATATCCGGTAAGCCCGGAAGTGGCCGAACGGGCCCTGGTAACCCGGGAACAGTACGACGAAATGTATCGTCAGTCAGTCGAAGACCCGGATACCTTCTGGGGCGAACATGGTAAGCGGATTGACTGGATCAAGCCTTTCACCAAGGTCAAGAACACCACTTACGACTACAACAACCTGTCCATCAAATGGTTCGAGGATGGTGTCCTGAACGCCTCCGCCAACTGCCTGGACCGTCACCTGGCCGATCGCGGCGACCAGACTGCGATTATTTTCGAAGGTGATGATCCCTCCGAATCCCGCAACGTCACCTACCGTGAACTGTACGAAGAGACCTGCAAGTTCGCCAACGTGCTGAAAGATCAGGGCGTCAAGAAAGGTGATGTGGTTACCATCTACATGCCGATGATCGTGGAAACCGCGGTTGCCATGCTGGCCTGTGCCCGTATCGGCGCGATCCACTCCGTGGTCTTCGGTGGCTTCTCACCGGAAGCACTGGCGGCGCGGGTCGTCAACGGCAAATCCCGTTTCGTTATTACCGCTGACGAAGGCCTGCGTGGTGGCCGTGCGATCCCCCTGAAGAAGAACGTGGATTCCGCACTCAAGCATGAAGAAAACGCCAACGTCGACAAGGTGATCGTTGTCTCCCGCACCGGCAACAAGGAAGTACCCTGGAACGAAGGCCGTGACCTGCGTTACGAGGACCTGATGAAGTCCGCCTCCACCGAGTGCGAGCCCGAGCCGATGAATGCGGAAGATCCGCTGTTCATGCTGTACACCTCCGGCTCTACCGGCGCTCCGAAGGGCGTTCTGCATACCACCGGTGGTTACATGGTTTACACTTCCATGACCCACCAGTACGTGTTCGACTACCATGACGGTGACGTCTACTGGTGTACCGCCGACTTCGGTTGGGTGACCGGCCACAGCTACATCCTGTACGGCCCGCTGGCCAACGGTGCCATCACCCTGCTGTTCGAGGGTGTGCCCAACTACCCGGACAGCTCCCGTATGGGTCAGGTGGTCGACAAGCACAAGGTCAACATCCTGTATACTGCCCCGACCGCCATCCGTGCACTGATGGCCCAGGGCGAGTCCTGCATGGACGGTACTACCCGCGAAAGCCTGAAATTGCTGGGTTCCGTGGGCGAACCGATCAACCCGGAAGCCTGGGAGTGGTACCACCGCGTTATCGGCAACAGCAAGTGCCCGATTGTGGACACCTGGTGGCAGACCGAGACCGGCGGCATCCTGATTTCTCCGCTGCCCGGTGCCGTGGACCTCAAGCCGGGTTCCGCGACCCTGCCGTTCTTCGGCGTCCAGCCGGCGCTGGTGGATAACGAAGGCAACATCCTGGAAGGCAAGACCGAGGGTAACCTGGTTATCCTGGACAGCTGGCCTGGCCAGATGCGCACCATCTACGGTGACCACGAGCGTTTCATTCAGACCTACTTCAGCACCTACAAGGGCATGTACTTCACCGGTGACGGTGCCCGTCGTGATGAGGACGGTTACTACTGGATCACCGGCCGCGTGGACGACGTACTGAACGTGTCCGGTCACCGCCTGGGTACCGCCGAAGTCGAGAGCGCACTGGTTGCCCACGACAAGGTGGCGGAAGCTGCCGTGGTTGGCTACCCGCACGACATCAAGGGGCAGGGCATCTATGTCTACGTCACCCTGGTGCAGGGCGAGGAGCCCAGCGAAGAGCTGAAGAAAGAACTGGTCCAGTGGGTGCGCAAGGAGATCGGTCCGATCGCTTCTCCGGACGTGATCCAGTGGGCGCCTGGACTGCCGAAGACTCGTTCTGGCAAGATTATGCGTCGGATTTTGCGTAAGATTGCCGCTAACGAGCATGATCAGCTGGGCGATACCTCTACTCTGGCAGACCCGGGTGTAGTGGACGAGCTGATCAGCAGCCGGGCGTTCAAGTAA
- a CDS encoding D-2-hydroxyacid dehydrogenase: MTQQSKPVVTVLTAPGEQQPPGMDALKARAEVRFACDEQTLRDTLPGTDVMMVTDFRTEALEAAWPCADKLQWIHATSAGVDALMFPGLIESDVVVTNARGIFDRTIAEYVLCTILMFAKDFPNSIRLQNHHEWKHRDTERAEGKQVLVVGAGSIGRQIGRLVRAAGLQPHGIARTPRHDDPDFVAVHGNDDLFNQLPHYDFVVIAAPLTPQTEGLFDHKAFKAMRNSARLINIGRGPIVKTDDLIVALEDGEIAGAGLDVFEEEPLPKGHPLWDMENVIMTAHMAGDFIGWKRALTDQFLENFDLWHKGRDLFNLVDKKLGYAGSK, translated from the coding sequence ATGACTCAGCAAAGCAAACCGGTTGTAACCGTTTTGACAGCCCCTGGCGAACAGCAGCCACCGGGCATGGATGCGCTAAAAGCCCGGGCCGAGGTCCGGTTTGCCTGTGATGAACAGACGCTGAGAGATACCCTGCCCGGTACCGATGTGATGATGGTGACCGATTTCAGGACCGAGGCTCTGGAAGCAGCCTGGCCCTGCGCCGACAAACTCCAGTGGATTCACGCCACCAGTGCCGGCGTCGATGCCCTCATGTTCCCGGGCCTGATCGAAAGCGACGTGGTCGTCACCAACGCCCGGGGCATCTTCGATCGGACCATTGCCGAGTACGTGCTCTGCACCATCCTTATGTTCGCCAAAGACTTCCCGAATTCCATCCGCCTCCAGAACCACCATGAGTGGAAACATCGGGATACCGAGCGCGCCGAGGGCAAGCAGGTGCTGGTGGTTGGTGCCGGCTCCATTGGCCGCCAGATCGGCCGACTGGTCCGGGCGGCGGGGCTCCAGCCCCATGGCATCGCCCGCACCCCGCGCCACGACGATCCGGATTTCGTGGCGGTGCATGGTAACGATGACCTGTTCAATCAGCTGCCCCACTATGACTTTGTGGTCATAGCTGCGCCCCTCACTCCTCAGACCGAAGGCCTGTTCGACCACAAGGCGTTCAAGGCCATGCGCAACAGCGCCCGGCTCATCAACATTGGCCGCGGCCCCATCGTGAAAACCGATGATCTGATCGTTGCCCTGGAAGATGGCGAAATCGCCGGCGCTGGCCTGGACGTGTTCGAGGAGGAACCCTTACCCAAGGGGCACCCGCTCTGGGACATGGAGAATGTCATCATGACCGCCCACATGGCCGGCGATTTCATCGGCTGGAAGCGGGCCCTGACCGACCAGTTCCTGGAGAACTTCGATCTTTGGCACAAGGGCCGTGACCTGTTCAACCTGGTGGACAAGAAACTCGGTTACGCCGGCAGCAAATAG